Proteins from one Mucilaginibacter jinjuensis genomic window:
- a CDS encoding DUF4266 domain-containing protein has product MELSARKSQKFEQSFQLYREGASGANGGKSGGGCGCN; this is encoded by the coding sequence ATGGAATTGTCTGCGCGTAAATCTCAAAAATTTGAGCAGAGTTTTCAGCTTTACCGCGAAGGTGCTTCGGGTGCCAACGGTGGCAAAAGTGGTGGTGGTTGCGGTTGTAATTAA
- a CDS encoding DUF3570 domain-containing protein, with protein sequence MRKIYLGVLMLYMGILSSHAQTQTEKQAVKDTSNYQSRKLSLDEVNFVSGYYHQNGNNSAVTGGIGTEKLTDFANTLDVQFSKYGKSGRKNTYLFELGVDHYTSASSDKIDPSTISSASMQDTRVYPSLNWTSLNEKTGNSFGFTGSYSHEFDYQSFGAGFNLTRLSKDKNTQFDFKAQAFLDTWKVILPIELRTGYNPNAQQEREHWDYPSAPRNSFSTSFSLSQVLSTRLQALIVVEPSYQKGLLATRYQRDYFTDGSERAENLPGGRYKLPIGLRFNYFLDDHFVIRTFYRYYMDNWGIRAHTAEIEVPVKFSSFVSVSPYYRYNYQTGTRYFAPYGQHNPTDTYYTSDYDLSTLHSNFVGANLRLAPPKGVFGWQRFNSLELRYGHYMRSTGLNSNIVTLAMKFK encoded by the coding sequence ATGAGAAAAATTTATTTAGGCGTTTTAATGCTATACATGGGCATATTATCATCCCATGCGCAAACGCAAACCGAAAAGCAAGCTGTTAAAGATACATCTAATTACCAGTCGCGTAAATTAAGCCTCGATGAGGTGAATTTCGTATCGGGTTATTATCACCAAAACGGTAATAACTCTGCGGTAACTGGAGGGATAGGTACAGAAAAGTTAACCGATTTCGCCAACACGCTTGATGTACAATTTTCGAAGTACGGTAAAAGCGGTAGAAAAAATACCTACCTTTTTGAATTAGGTGTAGATCATTATACCTCGGCATCGTCTGATAAGATTGATCCAAGCACTATCTCATCAGCATCAATGCAGGATACCCGTGTGTATCCATCCTTAAATTGGACAAGCTTAAACGAGAAAACCGGTAACTCATTCGGTTTTACAGGCTCATATTCTCACGAATTTGATTACCAATCGTTTGGCGCTGGTTTTAATTTGACCCGATTATCAAAAGATAAAAACACACAGTTCGATTTTAAAGCGCAGGCATTCCTGGATACCTGGAAGGTGATATTGCCGATAGAATTGCGAACGGGTTACAATCCTAACGCACAGCAAGAGCGTGAACATTGGGATTATCCGTCTGCACCGCGAAACTCGTTTAGTACATCTTTTTCATTATCTCAGGTTTTGAGCACGCGTTTGCAGGCTTTAATTGTTGTAGAACCATCGTATCAAAAAGGATTACTGGCTACCAGATACCAGCGTGATTATTTTACAGACGGATCTGAGCGCGCAGAGAACCTGCCAGGCGGTAGATATAAACTGCCAATTGGTTTACGGTTTAATTATTTCCTGGATGATCATTTTGTGATCCGTACTTTTTACCGTTACTACATGGATAACTGGGGTATAAGAGCCCATACAGCCGAGATAGAAGTGCCTGTTAAGTTCTCGTCGTTTGTATCAGTCAGCCCATATTATAGGTACAATTACCAAACAGGCACGCGGTATTTTGCACCCTATGGCCAGCACAATCCAACAGATACTTATTATACCAGCGATTATGATCTATCAACGCTGCACAGCAATTTCGTAGGTGCAAACCTTCGTTTAGCACCGCCAAAAGGCGTATTTGGCTGGCAGCGGTTCAACTCGTTGGAGTTAAGATACGGGCATTATATGCGCTCTACGGGATTAAACAGCAATATTGTAACTTTAGCAATGAAGTTTAAATAA
- a CDS encoding VIT1/CCC1 transporter family protein produces MHHEHHVTSSETIRDIVIGMSDGLTVPFALAAGLSGAISSSTLVVTAGIAEIVAGSIAMGLGGYLAGRTEADHYQSELKREYDEVERLPEQEKAEVMEVFAEFGLSKPLQQQIADEMAKDKKKWVDFMMRYELGLEEPNANRATKSAITIGVSYIVGGIIPLSPYIIINHAQQALYYSCGVTLICLFIFGYFKSKMTGQPALSGALKVVIIGALAAGAAFLMAKLITGK; encoded by the coding sequence ATGCATCACGAGCATCATGTAACCAGTTCAGAAACCATCAGGGATATTGTTATTGGTATGTCTGATGGTTTAACCGTACCATTTGCTTTGGCTGCTGGGCTAAGCGGGGCTATCAGTTCATCAACGCTGGTTGTTACGGCAGGCATTGCCGAAATAGTAGCAGGTTCCATAGCTATGGGTTTGGGCGGTTACCTTGCCGGCCGCACAGAGGCAGATCATTACCAGTCTGAATTAAAACGGGAGTATGATGAAGTAGAGCGTTTGCCCGAACAGGAAAAAGCCGAAGTAATGGAAGTGTTTGCTGAATTTGGTCTTTCTAAACCTCTGCAACAACAAATAGCCGATGAAATGGCTAAGGACAAAAAGAAATGGGTAGACTTTATGATGCGCTATGAGTTAGGGCTCGAAGAACCTAATGCCAATAGGGCAACTAAAAGTGCGATAACTATCGGTGTTTCTTATATCGTTGGCGGCATTATTCCGCTTTCTCCTTACATCATTATTAATCATGCGCAGCAGGCCTTGTATTATTCCTGTGGGGTTACCCTCATCTGCCTGTTTATCTTTGGTTATTTTAAGAGTAAAATGACGGGTCAGCCCGCGTTAAGCGGTGCTTTAAAGGTTGTTATTATTGGCGCGCTGGCAGCTGGTGCCGCCTTCCTGATGGCTAAACTGATAACAGGAAAATGA
- a CDS encoding cytochrome b/b6 domain-containing protein encodes MSTIEPIRKDVQHPAQVKKYSAPLRLWHWANTIVISGSLITVLINSTLTDDHNTSSFMQDAFTKAGATVTAEQAKTVAHALSDKTWDAHIYFGYALAALLFFRLILELFQLADQKFIRKLKSTWHQFQTIKKNREAARHELTVKAIYSVFYLLLFIMVVTGLFLAFEDALAAFKSIRHTVKSIHGFCMYLILAFIAVHLAGVFLAERKESKGIVSDMINGGSQ; translated from the coding sequence ATGAGCACTATAGAACCTATTCGCAAGGATGTACAACATCCCGCACAAGTAAAAAAATATTCAGCACCGCTGCGTTTGTGGCATTGGGCTAATACAATTGTTATCAGCGGTTCGCTAATAACTGTATTAATAAATTCAACATTAACTGACGACCATAACACATCCTCTTTTATGCAGGATGCATTTACAAAGGCTGGTGCTACGGTTACGGCAGAGCAAGCTAAAACTGTCGCACATGCGTTAAGCGATAAAACCTGGGATGCACATATCTACTTTGGCTACGCTTTAGCAGCATTGTTGTTCTTTAGGTTAATACTGGAGCTTTTTCAACTGGCAGATCAGAAGTTTATCAGGAAGTTAAAAAGCACATGGCATCAATTTCAAACCATTAAGAAAAACCGGGAAGCTGCCAGGCATGAGCTTACCGTAAAAGCTATTTACAGTGTGTTTTATCTGCTATTGTTTATTATGGTTGTAACCGGTTTATTCTTAGCTTTTGAGGATGCCCTGGCTGCTTTTAAATCAATAAGGCATACCGTTAAAAGCATACACGGGTTTTGTATGTATTTGATTCTGGCTTTTATTGCCGTGCATTTGGCAGGTGTATTTTTGGCAGAAAGAAAAGAAAGCAAAGGTATTGTGTCTGATATGATTAATGGCGGGAGCCAATAA
- a CDS encoding PAS domain S-box protein: MLKIVFLEYQTFVKRRLDFDLGTDDKNLRYWQNQLFLNFLIYCTPISLVALTPGIFMAAREGLPVIIAIDLFCFFLLLFFTFSKRMSIRTRKVGVISIFYILSIFLINILGYLGPGVFYLFFISVLASLIFPIRHAYLLTFINAILLAFFALVISQRLFGSALIQEYTPVKWIAFSTNLIFASILIVLLIDKIFQGLQSTILTKTHLEEQYKSIFYKSPLPMWLFDTDTLRFLDVNEAAVRHYGYAKEEFLSMTIRDIRPAKEVPEIEDIVKKNKISGKYYDGNSMHIKKDKSAIYVKIESNLLNFEGYEARIVLATDITKQVEYQLEVFDANKRVEESEMNLKAIFESTLDGFVLIDKAGKIITFNPRAEYSIRFNKRQNAFKAGKSIFDYIEVSRLPYFHQIMHKVHSGETVEYDRKYLTSPKKVSWIRYTVTPVRKDNIIIGACITGRDITERKLYLKSLEDQNKVFREISWVQSHMVRGPLARIMGLIPLLKSSKDENERIQVLEYLDISTQELDNKIKEINDKSNYITEKYPEN; the protein is encoded by the coding sequence ATGTTAAAAATAGTATTTCTTGAATACCAAACCTTTGTAAAACGCAGATTGGATTTTGACTTGGGAACCGATGATAAAAATCTGCGTTATTGGCAAAATCAATTGTTTTTAAACTTCCTTATTTATTGCACACCCATTAGTCTGGTGGCATTAACGCCAGGAATTTTCATGGCAGCGCGTGAAGGGCTTCCCGTAATAATTGCAATCGACTTATTTTGTTTTTTTTTATTGCTTTTCTTTACATTTTCAAAAAGGATGTCTATACGAACCCGTAAGGTAGGTGTCATTAGCATTTTCTATATTTTGTCTATTTTCTTGATTAATATTTTGGGGTATTTAGGGCCGGGTGTTTTTTATTTGTTCTTTATTAGTGTTCTTGCCTCGCTTATATTCCCGATCCGCCATGCTTATTTATTAACGTTTATCAACGCGATTTTGCTTGCTTTTTTTGCTTTGGTAATAAGTCAGCGACTTTTTGGTTCTGCTTTAATCCAGGAGTATACGCCGGTTAAATGGATTGCTTTTAGCACCAATTTAATTTTTGCCAGTATTTTAATCGTTTTGCTTATCGATAAAATTTTTCAAGGCCTTCAGTCTACTATTTTGACGAAAACTCATTTAGAGGAACAATACAAAAGCATCTTTTACAAAAGTCCTTTACCTATGTGGCTTTTTGATACTGATACGCTAAGGTTTTTGGATGTAAATGAGGCAGCAGTTAGGCACTATGGCTACGCCAAAGAAGAATTTTTATCTATGACCATAAGAGATATCAGGCCCGCGAAAGAGGTGCCCGAGATTGAAGATATCGTTAAAAAAAACAAGATTTCAGGAAAATATTATGATGGTAATTCGATGCATATCAAAAAAGATAAAAGCGCTATTTATGTAAAAATAGAAAGCAACTTATTGAATTTTGAAGGCTACGAGGCCCGAATTGTGTTAGCGACAGATATTACCAAACAGGTAGAATATCAGCTTGAGGTATTTGACGCCAATAAACGGGTGGAGGAATCTGAGATGAATTTAAAAGCCATTTTTGAAAGCACGCTCGATGGTTTTGTACTGATAGATAAGGCTGGAAAGATTATAACTTTTAATCCGCGAGCCGAGTACTCTATCCGTTTCAATAAGAGGCAAAATGCTTTTAAAGCAGGCAAGAGCATTTTTGATTACATCGAAGTGTCCAGGCTTCCTTATTTTCATCAAATTATGCACAAAGTACATTCAGGTGAAACCGTAGAATATGATCGCAAATATCTAACCAGTCCTAAAAAAGTCTCCTGGATAAGATATACGGTTACACCCGTAAGAAAGGATAATATAATTATTGGTGCGTGTATTACAGGTCGGGATATTACCGAACGGAAACTATATTTAAAATCTTTGGAAGATCAGAATAAAGTGTTCAGAGAAATTTCGTGGGTGCAATCGCACATGGTAAGAGGGCCGTTGGCGCGTATTATGGGACTCATCCCGTTATTGAAATCCTCAAAAGACGAAAATGAAAGGATACAGGTTCTGGAATATCTTGACATATCTACACAAGAATTAGATAACAAAATCAAAGAAATTAACGATAAATCAAATTATATTACAGAAAAGTACCCCGAAAATTAA
- a CDS encoding response regulator transcription factor — protein MKILIIEDEQGLRDNIVSYLNEDGNICESCNDLAGAISKLASYTYDCVLLDIGLPDGEGFAVLNFLKKQMKDELVLIISARNSLDDKVKGLNTGADDYLTKPFHLAELKARVEAIFRRKAANSNNRLIFNEIVIDLLGRGVEINNEPIILTRKEYDMLLYFIANKGKVISKNAIAEHLWGDEMDMHDNFDFIYTHIKNLRKKLLDASANDYLKSVYGIGYKFSAV, from the coding sequence TTGAAGATTCTGATTATTGAAGACGAGCAAGGTTTGCGTGATAATATTGTTTCTTATCTAAATGAAGATGGCAATATTTGCGAAAGCTGCAATGATTTAGCGGGGGCCATATCTAAACTGGCAAGCTATACTTATGACTGTGTTTTGCTTGATATCGGTTTGCCCGACGGCGAAGGGTTTGCGGTTTTAAATTTCCTGAAAAAACAGATGAAAGATGAGTTGGTGCTGATTATATCTGCCCGCAACTCTTTAGATGATAAGGTTAAAGGATTAAATACCGGGGCTGATGATTACCTGACCAAGCCATTTCATTTAGCCGAACTTAAAGCCAGGGTTGAGGCCATTTTTCGCCGTAAGGCAGCTAATAGTAACAACAGGCTAATTTTTAACGAAATTGTAATTGACCTGCTTGGCCGGGGTGTTGAGATTAATAATGAGCCCATTATATTAACCCGAAAAGAGTATGATATGCTGCTATATTTTATTGCCAATAAAGGAAAGGTAATATCGAAGAATGCAATTGCTGAGCATCTATGGGGCGATGAAATGGATATGCATGATAACTTTGATTTTATTTATACCCACATTAAAAATTTACGTAAAAAGTTGTTGGATGCATCGGCTAATGATTATCTGAAATCTGTATATGGCATTGGTTATAAATTTAGTGCGGTATGA